TGGCATTCACTTCAGCATGAGCCTCTCCACATTTCCGATGATATCCTTCCCCTATTATCTCTCCCTTATAAACGATTACGGCACCCACCATAGGGTTGGGAGACACATGCCCGTTACCCAAAGCTGCCAGTTGCAGGCAACGACGCATATAAATGTTATCGACAGTATCGGATTGTTCCATATAAGTCTTTTATTATTACCTTTGTATTTATGAAAACAAATATACAATATATATCGGATAAATTAAAAGGACTTTATCCCCCGGAAGAGATACAGAGCTTCATACGACTCATTCTCGAAGAAGTATGCCATTTCTCGAGTACCGATTTTATTCTCCATAAAAATATGATCTTATCTCCCTTTGAACAGGAAGAGATCATGCAAATAGTCGAGAGATTACGCCTCTACGAACCCATACAATATATTTTCGGGCATACATGGTTTTATGGAAATCGTTTCGAGGTTACGCCAAACGTATTGATACCGAGGCCAGAGACAGAAGAATTAGTGGAGAAAATCATAAGCGATCATCGGGGTAAAAGCGGGCGACTTTTAGATATCGGTACAGGAAGCGGATGTATCGCGATATCGTTAGCGCTTCATTTACGCGAAATGCAGGTAGAAGGATGGGACGTGTCTCTCGATGCTCTTACCGTAGCCCGAGAAAATGCCCGTAATCTAAATGCCTGGGTAGCTTTCAGTGTCACCGACATATTAAATTACGATGCTGACGAAGGGATATCGGAACAATATGACATATGGGTGAGCAACCCACCTTATATATGCAGAAAAGAAGCTGCTGCTATGTCTGAAAACGTAATCGAATACGAGCCTCACACGGCATTATTTGTAGAAGATCACGACCCGCTACTTTTTTACAGGGTTATAGGCGAAGCCGGTTTGAAACAGCTGGTTCCGGGAGGTTTTCTCTATTTCGAAATCAATGCATTATTCGGAAATGAATGTGCCGATCTATTGAATAAAATAGGGTATGAGAAGATCGAGGTGATCAAAGACATTTCGAAACGCGACCGATTTGTTATCGCCCGAAAACCTTTAAATAAAACGTTATGAGAAAAATGACTTCAGACGAAGCCTTACATCGCTTAGCCGCGCTTTGCTCTACCTCAGAACAGTGTGAAAGCGACCTACGCAGCAAACTATCCCGATGGGAAATCGATACCCACGACCAAGATTCGATCATCGTCCGGTTACGAAAAGAACGCTTTTTCGACGAAATACGTTACTGCAGAGGATTTGCAAACGATAAATTCAAATTTAACAAATGGGGCAAAATAAAAATAGCTTATGCACTCAAGCAAAAAGGCATAAATGATACTTATATAAAAGAAGCCCTCGAAAATATCGATGATAAAGCATACTGCAATTTATTATCCGATATTTTAATTTTGAAAAAAAAAGAATACCGGGGCAACGATATATATACCCAAAAAGCAAAACTCTTTCGTTTCGCCGCTTCAAGAGGTTTCGAAACCGAGATTATAAACAATATTTTGAAAAAGATTCTCAGTTAATCCCGCTATTTTGAAAACGATATTCAACGATATAGTCAATTTGTTTTATCCCGAATTATGCAGGATATGCGGACGATCGTTAATAACGGACGAAAAGTTTCTCTGCATGCATTGTCTGACGAAAATACCTCGTACCAACTTTGAAAAGAAACCGTATAATAACCCTGCCGAACAACTGTTCAGAGGAAAAGTACCGATTGAAAAAGCCGTTTCTTTTTTTTATTTTACAAATGAAAGCCCTTATCGAGACTTGATACACCTTACAAAATATGCCGGAGAGAAAGAATGCGGATTTTACCTGGGCGCATTATATGCCCGTGAATTGATGTCGGAAAATTTTTTCTGCGACATAGACCTCATCGTTCCCGTACCGTTACACCCCAAACGCCTTAGAAAAAGGGGATATAATCAGAGTATGTGGATTGCGAAAGGTATTTCTGAAATTACCCGATTACCTATTGAAGACAAACTACTGTTCCGTACAGGTCTGAATGAGTCGCAAACCCATAAATCGAGATATCAGCGTTGGGAAAATACCCGCGACATATTTACAAAAGGGAACTACTCACAGGCAGAAGGTAAACACCTGCTTCTCATAGACGACGTTATAACTACCGGTGCTACACTTTTAGCCTGCACAGAGACATTAAGTACCATTAAAAACATAAAAATAAGCGTATTAACCTTAGCCATAGCCGAATAAAAATCTAAAAAAAGAGATTGTTTTTTGATATATTACCTCCTATATTTTATTATCTTTGCGCTTTGTAAACCGAGTTTACGATCTCCTTAATAAAATTCATTAAGTAAAACCAATAGAACTACGAAGAAAATGAAAACCTTAGAGAAATCGCTCGCCGAAAAACTGTTAAAGATTAGTGCAGTCAAGCTACAGCCATCGAACTCTTTCACATGGGCCTCCGGTTGGAAATCACCGATATATACCGATAATCGCAGAACTTTATCATATCCGATTTTACGCACTTTTATAAAAGTAGAATTGGCTCGTTTGATTATGGAAAACTTCGGTGAAGTGGAAGCGATTGCCGGAGTTGCTACAGGCGCTATCGCTCAGGGAGCTTTAGTTGCCGACATACTCGGATTACCATACGTTTACGTACGTTCCTCGCCCAAAGATCATGGGTTGGAAAATTTAATCGAAGGTAACCTCATGCCGGGCCAAAAAGTAGTGGTAATAGAAGACCTCATCTCTACCGGAGGCAGCAGCCTCAAGGCCGTTGAAGCCATACGCAAAGCCGGTTGCGAAGTTATCGGAATGGCTGCCATTTTCACTTATGGTTTCCCGGTGGCTGTTGAACGTTTTAAAGAGGCTAACGTAAAACTGATGACATTAAGCAATTACAACGCCATACTCGAAACCGCTCTCGAAACCAACTACATTTCG
This DNA window, taken from Coprobacter tertius, encodes the following:
- the prmC gene encoding peptide chain release factor N(5)-glutamine methyltransferase, producing MKTNIQYISDKLKGLYPPEEIQSFIRLILEEVCHFSSTDFILHKNMILSPFEQEEIMQIVERLRLYEPIQYIFGHTWFYGNRFEVTPNVLIPRPETEELVEKIISDHRGKSGRLLDIGTGSGCIAISLALHLREMQVEGWDVSLDALTVARENARNLNAWVAFSVTDILNYDADEGISEQYDIWVSNPPYICRKEAAAMSENVIEYEPHTALFVEDHDPLLFYRVIGEAGLKQLVPGGFLYFEINALFGNECADLLNKIGYEKIEVIKDISKRDRFVIARKPLNKTL
- a CDS encoding regulatory protein RecX produces the protein MRKMTSDEALHRLAALCSTSEQCESDLRSKLSRWEIDTHDQDSIIVRLRKERFFDEIRYCRGFANDKFKFNKWGKIKIAYALKQKGINDTYIKEALENIDDKAYCNLLSDILILKKKEYRGNDIYTQKAKLFRFAASRGFETEIINNILKKILS
- a CDS encoding ComF family protein, with amino-acid sequence MHCLTKIPRTNFEKKPYNNPAEQLFRGKVPIEKAVSFFYFTNESPYRDLIHLTKYAGEKECGFYLGALYARELMSENFFCDIDLIVPVPLHPKRLRKRGYNQSMWIAKGISEITRLPIEDKLLFRTGLNESQTHKSRYQRWENTRDIFTKGNYSQAEGKHLLLIDDVITTGATLLACTETLSTIKNIKISVLTLAIAE
- the pyrE gene encoding orotate phosphoribosyltransferase, translating into MKTLEKSLAEKLLKISAVKLQPSNSFTWASGWKSPIYTDNRRTLSYPILRTFIKVELARLIMENFGEVEAIAGVATGAIAQGALVADILGLPYVYVRSSPKDHGLENLIEGNLMPGQKVVVIEDLISTGGSSLKAVEAIRKAGCEVIGMAAIFTYGFPVAVERFKEANVKLMTLSNYNAILETALETNYISEEDLETLQEWRTDPANWNPNK